The following are from one region of the Noviherbaspirillum sedimenti genome:
- the grpE gene encoding nucleotide exchange factor GrpE, giving the protein MQEQEKQTGPEVGIEEETIAAETGAGVAEQDLAEKLAAAEAKAAEFQDAYLRAKADVENFRRRAQEDIAKAHKFAIEGFAEALVPVKDSLEMALKVEAPSVESLREGVEMTLKQLNAAFDKGRLAEVNPQAGDKLDPMKHQAISMVPAEQEANTVVSVLQKGYTIADRLLRPALVTVAQEK; this is encoded by the coding sequence ATGCAAGAACAGGAAAAACAAACTGGGCCGGAAGTCGGCATAGAGGAAGAGACGATCGCCGCGGAAACTGGCGCTGGCGTGGCCGAGCAGGATCTGGCGGAAAAACTGGCCGCTGCCGAAGCCAAGGCGGCGGAATTCCAGGATGCCTATTTGCGGGCCAAGGCCGATGTCGAGAATTTCCGCCGCCGCGCCCAGGAAGACATTGCCAAGGCGCATAAATTCGCCATCGAGGGTTTTGCCGAAGCCCTGGTGCCGGTCAAGGATAGTCTGGAAATGGCACTGAAAGTCGAAGCGCCTTCGGTCGAATCCCTGCGGGAGGGGGTCGAAATGACCTTGAAACAATTGAATGCCGCGTTTGACAAGGGCCGTCTGGCCGAGGTTAATCCGCAAGCCGGCGACAAGCTCGACCCCATGAAGCACCAGGCGATTTCGATGGTGCCGGCCGAGCAGGAAGCCAATACCGTGGTCAGTGTGCTGCAAAAAGGCTATACCATCGCCGACCGCCTGCTGCGCCCGGCCCTGGTGACGGTTGCGCAAGAAAAATAA
- the can gene encoding carbonate dehydratase yields MTTQKLDGLATLFRNNSEWAASMVKTDADFFKKLLGQQSPEYLWIGCSDSRVPANEIVGLAPGELFVHRNIANVVAHTDLNCLSVLQFAIEVLGVRHVIVCGHYGCSGVHTALAKRRIGLADNWLRHVQDVHQKHERYLGELLPTREKQNRLCELNVIEQVANVCQTTIVQDAWERGQMLTVHSWIYGLQDGLLRDLGVTVSGPGELDEMLQASYARYEDYCAD; encoded by the coding sequence ATGACAACCCAAAAACTAGATGGCCTGGCAACGCTGTTTCGCAATAACAGTGAATGGGCAGCGTCGATGGTGAAGACGGATGCCGATTTTTTCAAGAAACTGCTGGGGCAGCAGTCGCCCGAATATCTGTGGATCGGCTGTTCCGACAGCCGCGTGCCCGCCAATGAAATCGTCGGACTGGCGCCAGGGGAACTGTTCGTTCATCGCAATATCGCCAATGTCGTGGCACATACCGACCTGAACTGCCTGTCGGTGCTGCAATTCGCCATCGAGGTGTTAGGCGTCAGGCATGTGATCGTTTGCGGTCACTATGGCTGCTCCGGCGTACATACGGCGCTGGCCAAACGCCGCATCGGCCTGGCCGACAACTGGCTGCGCCATGTGCAGGATGTGCACCAGAAGCACGAACGTTACCTGGGCGAGCTATTGCCCACGCGCGAAAAGCAGAACCGCCTGTGCGAGCTGAACGTGATCGAACAGGTGGCCAACGTCTGCCAGACCACCATCGTGCAGGATGCCTGGGAGCGCGGCCAGATGCTGACGGTGCATAGCTGGATCTACGGTTTGCAGGATGGCCTGTTGCGCGATCTGGGCGTGACCGTCAGCGGCCCCGGCGAACTGGACGAGATGCTGCAGGCCAGTTATGCGCGCTACGAGGATTACTGCGCGGACTGA
- the folK gene encoding 2-amino-4-hydroxy-6-hydroxymethyldihydropteridine diphosphokinase: protein MTATVSAYIGIGANLGDARTQVEQALAALGRLPQCRLAAQSSLFRTAPIDAGGDDFINAVARLDTALPAQDLLEQLQALELAAGRERPFRNAPRTLDLDILLYGEQIIATSSLRVPHPRLTERAFALIPLLQIDPFIAIPGAGPAHQFAAGVAGQAIRKI from the coding sequence ATGACCGCCACGGTCAGCGCCTACATCGGCATCGGCGCCAATCTGGGCGATGCGCGCACCCAGGTTGAACAGGCGCTGGCTGCACTGGGGCGGCTGCCGCAGTGCCGGCTGGCCGCGCAATCGAGCCTGTTCCGGACCGCCCCGATCGATGCCGGCGGCGACGATTTCATCAACGCAGTCGCCCGCCTCGACACCGCACTGCCGGCGCAGGACTTGCTCGAACAATTGCAGGCGCTGGAACTGGCGGCCGGGCGCGAACGCCCTTTTCGCAATGCGCCGCGCACGCTGGACCTGGACATCCTGCTGTACGGCGAGCAGATCATCGCCACTTCCAGCCTCCGCGTCCCTCATCCGCGCCTGACCGAACGCGCCTTCGCGCTGATCCCGCTATTGCAGATCGATCCGTTCATCGCCATTCCCGGCGCCGGTCCGGCGCACCAGTTCGCGGCCGGGGTGGCAGGCCAGGCCATCCGGAAAATCTAA
- a CDS encoding phosphate/phosphite/phosphonate ABC transporter substrate-binding protein yields the protein MKLPCSLAFILTACLILPVAAPALATPAEAALTFGVIRSRSAVLTAQHWNPILRYVSQRSGVPLRIKLAKSGPEHAAMIRRGELDFIYSNYQFAPDNDTVGYRVMVRPLTGTMRSQIIVPANSPIHSLDALHGRDVVFTSQVAFAGYQVPMDALQRAAIAVRPQFAGTMESVLGQVLSGRAQAAAVSSEIAKEYALRRNLAYRVLWSSEEYPDIPIAAHPAVPPEKVNAVRAALLKMADDPQGREILAASAPLFGRPPPYGFAAASDSEYNQMRRFYQQRLAPQDKP from the coding sequence TTGAAGTTGCCATGTTCACTGGCATTTATCCTTACTGCCTGCCTGATCTTGCCGGTTGCTGCGCCAGCGCTGGCAACGCCTGCCGAGGCAGCCTTGACGTTTGGCGTGATCCGGTCGCGCAGCGCAGTCTTGACCGCACAGCACTGGAACCCGATCCTGCGCTATGTCAGCCAGCGCAGCGGCGTACCGCTCAGGATCAAGCTTGCCAAATCCGGGCCGGAACATGCGGCGATGATCCGCCGTGGCGAACTCGATTTCATCTATTCCAACTATCAATTCGCGCCGGACAATGACACTGTCGGCTATCGCGTGATGGTGCGCCCCCTGACCGGGACGATGCGCAGCCAGATCATCGTCCCGGCAAATTCACCGATCCATTCGCTGGACGCATTACACGGCCGTGACGTCGTCTTCACCTCGCAAGTTGCCTTTGCCGGCTACCAGGTACCGATGGATGCACTGCAACGCGCTGCCATCGCGGTGCGTCCGCAATTTGCCGGGACCATGGAAAGCGTCCTGGGACAGGTGCTGTCAGGACGGGCACAGGCGGCGGCGGTCAGCTCCGAGATCGCCAAGGAGTATGCGTTGCGCAGGAATCTTGCTTATCGCGTGTTATGGAGTTCCGAAGAATATCCCGACATTCCGATTGCCGCGCATCCGGCAGTACCGCCGGAAAAAGTAAACGCAGTGCGTGCTGCGCTGCTGAAGATGGCCGACGATCCGCAAGGTCGGGAAATTCTGGCTGCCAGCGCGCCACTGTTCGGACGCCCGCCCCCCTACGGTTTTGCTGCCGCCAGCGACAGTGAATATAATCAAATGCGCCGCTTTTACCAGCAGCGGCTGGCGCCGCAGGACAAGCCATGA
- the dnaJ gene encoding molecular chaperone DnaJ, whose translation MAKRDFYEVLGVGKNASDEEIKKAYRKLAMKHHPDRNPDSKGAEEKFKEAKEAYEMLSDPQKRDAYDRYGHAGVDPNMGAGGGGAGAGGFADAFGDIFGDIFGNARGGRGGAGGPQVYRGADLRYNLDISLEQAAHGFDTTIRVPSWDGCDVCHGSGAKPGTHPATCPTCGGHGQVRMQQGFFSIQQTCPKCHGTGKIIPEPCTACAGAGRIKRNKTLEVKIPAGIDDGMRIRSSGNGEPGMNGGPPGDLYVEIHIKQHAVFQRDGDDLHCEIPISFAKAALGGEVEVPTLSGKASFSLPEGTQTGKTFRLRGKGIKGVRSGYPGDLFCHVVVETPVKLTDKQKDLLRELERLTTEGGAKHNPQSKSWMDKVKGFFE comes from the coding sequence ATGGCAAAGCGAGATTTTTACGAAGTTTTGGGAGTGGGCAAGAACGCTTCGGATGAGGAAATCAAGAAAGCGTATCGCAAGCTCGCAATGAAACACCATCCGGACCGCAATCCGGACAGCAAGGGGGCCGAAGAGAAATTCAAGGAGGCCAAGGAAGCCTACGAGATGCTGTCGGATCCGCAAAAGCGGGATGCCTATGACCGCTACGGCCATGCGGGGGTCGACCCCAACATGGGCGCCGGCGGTGGCGGTGCTGGCGCCGGCGGCTTCGCCGATGCTTTTGGCGACATTTTCGGTGACATCTTCGGCAATGCCCGCGGCGGTCGCGGCGGCGCTGGCGGCCCGCAAGTCTATCGTGGCGCCGACCTGCGCTACAACCTCGACATCAGCCTGGAACAGGCCGCGCACGGCTTCGATACCACCATCCGCGTGCCGTCGTGGGATGGCTGTGATGTCTGCCATGGTAGCGGCGCCAAGCCGGGCACCCACCCGGCCACCTGCCCGACTTGCGGCGGTCATGGCCAGGTGCGCATGCAGCAGGGTTTCTTCAGCATCCAGCAAACCTGCCCGAAATGCCACGGTACCGGCAAGATCATCCCCGAGCCTTGCACCGCCTGCGCGGGTGCCGGGCGCATCAAGCGCAACAAGACGCTGGAAGTGAAGATCCCTGCCGGTATCGATGATGGCATGCGCATCCGCTCAAGCGGCAATGGCGAGCCGGGCATGAATGGCGGCCCGCCGGGCGACCTGTATGTCGAAATTCATATCAAGCAGCACGCGGTATTCCAGCGCGACGGCGATGACCTGCACTGCGAGATACCGATCTCCTTCGCCAAGGCGGCGCTGGGCGGCGAGGTCGAAGTACCGACCCTGAGCGGCAAGGCATCCTTCTCGCTGCCGGAAGGAACGCAAACCGGCAAGACTTTCCGCCTGCGCGGCAAGGGTATCAAGGGGGTGCGTTCGGGTTATCCGGGCGACCTGTTCTGCCATGTGGTGGTGGAGACGCCGGTCAAGCTGACCGACAAGCAAAAGGACCTGTTGCGCGAACTGGAGCGGCTGACGACTGAAGGCGGTGCGAAGCACAACCCGCAATCGAAATCCTGGATGGACAAGGTCAAGGGCTTTTTCGAATAA
- the panB gene encoding 3-methyl-2-oxobutanoate hydroxymethyltransferase → MAGYAQDNQTEARRKTVTIPALQAMRAAGEKIAMLTCYDASFATLMDHCGVDVLLIGDSLGNVCQGQSSTLPVTIADMAYHTACVARGNKTALVAADLPFATYATKETAFDNAARLMQAGAHMVKLEGGVWLADTVQFLTERSIPVCAHIGLTPQSVHVLGGNKVQGKTAAGAEKLKADALALQAAGASLIVLEAIPSLLGKEVTDLLTIPTIGIGAGPDCSGQVLVMHDMLDVFPGKKARFVRNFMQGQTSIDAAFRAYVGAVRDKSFPAPEHCF, encoded by the coding sequence ATGGCCGGATACGCCCAAGACAACCAGACCGAAGCACGCAGGAAAACAGTCACCATACCGGCGCTGCAAGCCATGCGCGCCGCTGGCGAGAAAATCGCCATGCTGACCTGCTACGATGCCAGCTTTGCGACACTGATGGATCACTGCGGCGTGGATGTGCTGCTGATCGGCGATTCGCTCGGCAATGTCTGCCAGGGCCAATCCTCGACCCTGCCGGTGACGATTGCCGACATGGCTTACCATACCGCCTGCGTGGCACGCGGCAACAAAACCGCGCTGGTGGCAGCGGACCTGCCCTTTGCCACCTACGCGACCAAGGAAACGGCCTTCGACAATGCCGCCAGGCTGATGCAGGCTGGCGCACACATGGTGAAACTCGAAGGCGGTGTCTGGCTGGCAGACACAGTACAATTTCTGACGGAGCGCAGCATCCCTGTATGTGCCCACATCGGCCTGACACCGCAATCGGTGCATGTCCTGGGCGGCAACAAGGTACAGGGCAAGACTGCTGCCGGTGCGGAAAAACTGAAAGCCGACGCCCTCGCCTTGCAGGCCGCTGGCGCGTCGCTCATCGTGCTGGAAGCCATCCCCTCGTTACTGGGCAAGGAAGTCACCGACCTGCTGACGATCCCCACCATCGGCATCGGCGCCGGTCCGGATTGCTCGGGCCAGGTGCTGGTCATGCATGACATGCTGGATGTCTTCCCCGGCAAAAAGGCGCGCTTCGTGCGCAATTTCATGCAGGGTCAGACCAGCATCGATGCCGCTTTCCGCGCCTATGTCGGCGCGGTCAGGGACAAATCCTTCCCGGCGCCCGAACATTGTTTCTGA
- the dnaK gene encoding molecular chaperone DnaK, with protein MGKIIGIDLGTTNSCVSVMEGGQPKVIENSEGARTTPSVIAYQDDGEILVGAPAKRQAVTNPKNTLYAVKRLIGRKFDEKEVQKDISLMPYAISKADNGDAWVTVRDKKLAPPQISAEVLRKMKKTAEDYLGEEVTEAVVTVPAYFNDAQRQATKDAGRIAGLDVKRIINEPTAAALAFGLDKTEKGDRKIAVYDLGGGTFDVSIIEIADVDGEKQFEVLSTNGDTFLGGEDFDQRMIDYIIDEFKKINGLDLSKDAIALQRIKASAERAKIELSSSQQTEINEPYIAMVNGAPVHLNLKITRAKLESLVEELVARTIEPCRTAIKDAGVKVSDIDDIILVGGQTRMPMVQEKVREFFGKDPRKDVNPDEAVAVGAAIQGSVLSGDRKDLLLLDVTPLSLGIETLGGVMTKMIQKNTTIPTKFSQVFSTADDNQPAVTIKVYQGEREMAAGNKGLGEFNLEGIPPAARGTPQIEVTFDIDANGILHVNAKDKASGKENKITIKANSGLTEEEIQKMVRDAEANAEEDKRLKELAEVHNQGDALVHSTRKALGEYGDKLDAGEKEKIESAIKDLEASLKGNDKADIEAKVTALSTAAQKLGEKMYADAQAQQTAAGGGAEGGSGSQQQEAKPAEDDVVDADFKEVKDK; from the coding sequence ATGGGCAAGATTATCGGTATCGACCTGGGCACCACCAATTCATGCGTTTCCGTCATGGAAGGCGGCCAGCCGAAAGTGATTGAAAACTCCGAGGGCGCGCGCACCACGCCTTCCGTCATCGCTTACCAGGACGATGGCGAAATCCTGGTCGGCGCGCCGGCCAAGCGCCAGGCGGTGACCAATCCGAAAAACACGCTGTATGCCGTCAAGCGTCTGATCGGCCGCAAGTTCGATGAAAAGGAAGTGCAGAAGGACATCAGCCTGATGCCTTATGCGATCAGCAAGGCCGACAATGGCGACGCCTGGGTGACGGTGCGCGACAAGAAGCTGGCGCCGCCGCAGATTTCCGCCGAAGTCCTGCGCAAGATGAAAAAGACCGCCGAAGACTACCTCGGCGAGGAAGTCACCGAAGCCGTGGTGACGGTGCCGGCCTACTTCAACGACGCCCAGCGCCAGGCCACCAAGGACGCCGGCCGTATCGCCGGTCTCGATGTGAAGCGCATCATCAACGAGCCGACCGCGGCAGCGCTGGCGTTTGGCCTCGACAAGACCGAAAAGGGCGACCGCAAGATCGCCGTGTATGATCTGGGCGGCGGCACTTTCGACGTCTCCATCATTGAAATCGCCGACGTCGATGGCGAAAAGCAGTTCGAGGTGCTGTCCACCAACGGCGACACCTTCCTCGGCGGCGAAGACTTCGACCAGCGCATGATCGATTACATCATCGACGAGTTCAAGAAGATCAACGGCCTCGATCTCTCCAAGGATGCCATCGCCCTGCAGCGCATCAAGGCTTCCGCCGAGCGCGCCAAGATCGAACTGTCGTCGTCGCAGCAGACCGAGATCAACGAGCCGTACATTGCCATGGTCAATGGCGCGCCGGTCCACCTGAACCTGAAGATCACCCGCGCCAAGCTGGAATCGCTGGTCGAAGAGCTGGTCGCCCGCACCATCGAGCCGTGCCGCACCGCCATCAAGGATGCCGGCGTCAAGGTTTCCGATATCGACGACATCATCCTGGTCGGCGGCCAGACCCGCATGCCGATGGTGCAGGAAAAAGTCCGGGAATTCTTTGGCAAGGATCCGCGCAAGGATGTCAATCCGGACGAAGCCGTTGCCGTTGGCGCAGCCATCCAGGGTTCGGTCCTGTCGGGCGATCGCAAGGACTTGCTGCTGCTGGACGTGACCCCGCTGTCGCTGGGTATCGAGACCCTGGGCGGCGTGATGACCAAGATGATCCAGAAGAACACCACGATTCCGACCAAGTTCAGCCAGGTGTTCTCGACCGCCGACGACAATCAGCCGGCGGTGACCATCAAGGTCTACCAGGGCGAGCGTGAAATGGCCGCCGGCAACAAGGGCCTGGGCGAATTCAACCTCGAAGGCATTCCGCCGGCAGCACGCGGCACGCCGCAGATCGAAGTGACCTTCGACATCGACGCCAACGGCATCCTGCACGTGAACGCGAAAGACAAGGCTTCCGGCAAGGAAAACAAGATCACCATCAAGGCCAATTCCGGCCTGACGGAAGAGGAAATCCAGAAGATGGTGCGCGACGCCGAGGCCAATGCCGAGGAAGACAAGCGCCTCAAGGAGCTGGCCGAAGTACACAACCAGGGCGATGCGCTGGTGCACTCCACGCGCAAGGCACTGGGTGAATACGGCGACAAGCTGGATGCCGGCGAGAAGGAAAAGATCGAGTCGGCCATCAAGGATCTGGAAGCCAGCCTGAAAGGCAATGACAAGGCCGATATCGAAGCCAAGGTGACGGCACTATCCACGGCGGCGCAAAAGCTTGGCGAGAAGATGTATGCTGATGCCCAGGCGCAGCAGACCGCGGCTGGCGGCGGGGCGGAAGGTGGTAGCGGTTCACAACAGCAAGAAGCCAAGCCGGCCGAGGACGACGTGGTGGATGCCGACTTCAAGGAAGTCAAGGACAAGTAA
- the hemH gene encoding ferrochelatase, producing MAFRKEPPYTHGTAEQTAVVLVNLGTPDAPTAPAVRRYLKQFLSDPRVVEIPRALWAPILHGIILPFRSARSAAKYASIWGADGSPLKVHTEKQAMLLRGYLGERGHQVQVAHAMRYGAPSLPQVLQQLQEQGCSRILVLPAYPQYAGSTTASVYDAVFAHYAAQRNVPELRLVRHYHDHEAYIEALKHSVLAHWDAHGRPDKLVMSFHGVPRRTLELGDPYHCECHKTARLVATQLGLTDEQYLVTFQSRFGKAEWLQPYTAPTLRRLAQQGIRRVDVMCPGFVADCLETLEEIDMEVRQDFLDAGGREFHYIPCLNENPAWIHALTDIAEEHLLGWPTMSNAAARDAQARELAISREQARRLGAVQ from the coding sequence ATGGCTTTTCGCAAAGAACCCCCCTATACCCATGGCACGGCGGAACAGACCGCGGTCGTGCTGGTCAACCTTGGCACGCCGGATGCGCCGACCGCGCCTGCGGTGCGACGCTACCTGAAGCAATTCCTGTCCGATCCGCGTGTGGTGGAGATTCCCAGGGCGCTGTGGGCGCCGATCCTGCATGGCATCATCCTGCCGTTTCGCTCCGCCAGGTCGGCCGCCAAGTATGCGTCGATCTGGGGCGCCGATGGCTCGCCGCTGAAGGTCCATACTGAAAAGCAGGCCATGCTCCTGCGCGGCTATCTGGGCGAACGCGGCCATCAGGTGCAAGTCGCGCATGCGATGCGCTATGGCGCGCCCTCCCTGCCGCAGGTCTTGCAACAGTTGCAGGAACAGGGCTGCAGCCGCATCCTGGTGTTGCCAGCCTATCCGCAGTATGCCGGCAGTACCACCGCATCGGTCTATGATGCGGTATTCGCCCATTACGCCGCCCAGCGCAACGTGCCGGAGCTGCGTCTGGTCAGGCATTATCATGACCATGAAGCCTATATCGAAGCGTTGAAGCATTCGGTGCTGGCGCACTGGGACGCGCATGGCCGGCCCGACAAGCTGGTCATGAGTTTTCATGGCGTGCCCCGGCGCACGCTGGAACTGGGCGACCCTTACCATTGCGAATGCCACAAGACGGCGCGCCTGGTGGCAACGCAACTTGGCCTGACTGACGAGCAATACCTCGTGACCTTCCAGTCGCGCTTTGGCAAGGCCGAATGGCTGCAGCCTTATACCGCGCCTACCTTGCGACGACTGGCGCAGCAGGGCATCAGGCGCGTCGATGTGATGTGCCCGGGTTTTGTCGCCGATTGCCTGGAAACCCTGGAGGAAATCGATATGGAAGTCCGGCAGGATTTTCTCGACGCTGGCGGGCGTGAATTTCACTACATTCCTTGCTTGAATGAAAATCCGGCCTGGATCCATGCCTTGACTGATATTGCTGAGGAGCATTTGTTGGGATGGCCGACCATGTCCAATGCTGCTGCCCGCGATGCGCAAGCGCGCGAATTGGCCATCAGTCGGGAGCAGGCGCGGCGCCTGGGTGCGGTGCAGTAG
- a CDS encoding EAL domain-containing protein, whose product MTMTRVRPWRNLSLSVRIKLASGALLAIVGSAYFSLDLHNAIDFQRSNLEQGLQYELDFLAPALAEPALTGDYALIQQLLDQRVRQPAIQSIVWVDSGGHRLHNAAVATDDTRLAAPSWFARWLDFPGFARAKEISVGGETYGRIQVVMAATTAVNQIWQQMLSKLGNLLLSIATLFTLLGALVSNGLRPLYALKKAAQQFGQGDHALRITPSGPPEMQACIHAFNNMAANIEHLFGSLRASGARNRLLAVIVEQSNVPIITTDLQGNITSWNPAAAALYGYTAEEVTGQPSSVLHLPGATGEFEETLARTRAAQPSSFEAQRIARNGLVLDVLTSVSPLYDEDSRHIGEIGISRNITRQKRAEAALAKEKERAQVTLASIADAVVTTDTSGNVDYLNPVAEKLLGWRLDEAFGHALSKIFQGIDEVSGEPIDNPVDLVLQQHLQAEVRGDAVLVSRHGVRFPIEHSAAPICSHEGQSIGAVLVFRDVSASRNLARQLSWQASHDALTALVNRREFERRLESLIGSADEFGRQHALLYMDLDQFKVVNDTSGHNAGDELLRQLGALLNGRIRGADTLARLGGDEFGVLLADCPLDRAMEVAETLRLTVAEFRFLWQDKSFAIGVSIGVVAIAGRREGNADIMGVADAACYAAKDKGRNQVQASPNTRELNQRRGEMLWVARINSALEENRFRLHYQRIVPIQEDDAGGAHYEALLRMLDQDGNVVPPMSFIPAAERYNLMRALDRRVVCMAFEECRQRGQGATPAPMISINLSGDSLSDPLLLAFLKMQFADYGIDPRNICFEVTETAAIANLEQANALMVELKSMGCRFSLDDFGSGLSSFGYLKSLPVDYLKIDGTFVRDMAHDRIDAAMVEAINNIGHVMGIKTIAEWVENQETLEALRGIGVDYAQGYLFGRPQPLAQLPIPEFLPRESLAQPGPPENTLPPEDQIMAGF is encoded by the coding sequence ATGACCATGACCCGCGTTCGCCCCTGGCGCAATCTCAGCCTGTCCGTCCGCATCAAGCTGGCGTCCGGGGCCTTGCTTGCCATCGTCGGCAGCGCCTATTTTTCACTTGATCTGCACAATGCAATCGATTTCCAGCGCAGCAACCTGGAACAGGGCTTGCAATATGAACTGGATTTCCTGGCGCCGGCGCTGGCCGAACCGGCGCTGACTGGCGATTATGCGCTGATCCAGCAATTGCTGGATCAGCGCGTGCGGCAACCAGCGATACAGAGCATCGTCTGGGTCGATAGCGGCGGCCACCGCCTGCACAATGCGGCCGTCGCCACCGACGATACAAGGCTGGCGGCCCCCAGCTGGTTTGCGCGCTGGCTGGACTTTCCTGGCTTTGCGCGAGCCAAGGAAATCAGTGTCGGCGGCGAGACCTATGGCCGCATCCAGGTCGTAATGGCCGCCACGACGGCCGTCAACCAGATCTGGCAGCAAATGCTCAGCAAACTGGGGAACCTGCTTCTAAGCATTGCCACCCTGTTTACCCTGCTCGGCGCGCTGGTCTCGAACGGACTGCGGCCGCTGTACGCACTGAAGAAAGCCGCGCAACAATTCGGCCAGGGCGACCACGCGCTACGCATCACGCCCAGCGGCCCGCCGGAAATGCAGGCATGCATACACGCATTCAACAACATGGCTGCCAATATCGAGCACCTGTTCGGCTCGCTGCGCGCCAGTGGCGCGCGCAACCGTTTGCTGGCGGTGATCGTCGAACAATCGAATGTGCCGATCATCACCACGGATTTGCAAGGCAACATTACCAGCTGGAACCCGGCAGCGGCGGCCCTGTATGGCTACACGGCAGAGGAAGTGACTGGCCAGCCATCCAGCGTGCTGCACCTGCCGGGGGCGACCGGCGAATTCGAGGAAACCCTGGCGCGCACCAGAGCCGCGCAGCCGAGCAGCTTCGAAGCGCAGCGCATCGCCCGGAATGGCCTGGTGCTCGATGTACTGACCAGCGTATCCCCCTTGTACGACGAAGATAGCCGCCATATCGGCGAAATCGGTATCTCACGCAACATCACCCGGCAAAAGCGCGCCGAAGCGGCGTTAGCCAAAGAAAAGGAGCGTGCCCAAGTGACCCTGGCCTCGATCGCCGATGCGGTGGTCACCACCGATACGTCCGGCAACGTCGATTACCTGAACCCAGTCGCGGAAAAGCTGCTCGGCTGGCGTTTGGATGAAGCCTTTGGCCATGCCTTGAGCAAAATTTTCCAGGGCATCGACGAGGTCAGCGGCGAGCCAATCGATAACCCGGTTGACCTGGTGTTGCAACAACACCTGCAGGCGGAAGTGCGCGGCGATGCCGTGCTGGTGTCGCGCCATGGTGTGCGTTTTCCGATCGAGCACTCGGCGGCGCCGATTTGCAGCCACGAGGGCCAGAGTATCGGTGCGGTGCTGGTGTTTCGCGACGTCAGCGCTTCGCGCAACTTGGCGCGGCAGCTCTCCTGGCAAGCCAGCCATGACGCCCTGACCGCGCTGGTCAACCGCCGCGAATTCGAACGCCGGCTGGAGTCCCTGATCGGCAGCGCCGACGAGTTCGGCCGCCAGCACGCCCTGCTCTACATGGACCTGGACCAGTTCAAGGTCGTCAACGACACCAGCGGCCACAACGCCGGCGACGAGTTGCTGCGTCAGCTGGGCGCGCTGCTCAATGGCCGCATTCGTGGCGCGGATACGCTGGCGCGCCTGGGCGGCGACGAATTTGGCGTATTGCTGGCCGACTGTCCGCTGGACCGGGCGATGGAAGTTGCCGAGACCCTGCGTCTGACGGTGGCGGAGTTTCGTTTCCTCTGGCAAGACAAGTCCTTCGCCATCGGCGTGTCGATTGGCGTGGTGGCAATCGCCGGCCGGCGCGAAGGCAATGCCGACATCATGGGCGTGGCCGATGCCGCCTGCTATGCGGCCAAGGACAAGGGCCGCAACCAGGTGCAGGCGAGCCCGAACACGCGCGAACTGAACCAGCGCCGCGGCGAAATGCTGTGGGTTGCCCGCATCAACAGCGCCCTCGAGGAAAACCGCTTCCGCCTGCACTACCAGCGCATCGTGCCGATACAGGAAGACGATGCAGGCGGCGCGCACTATGAAGCCTTGCTGCGCATGCTCGACCAGGACGGCAACGTGGTGCCGCCAATGAGCTTCATCCCCGCCGCCGAGCGCTACAACCTGATGCGCGCGCTCGACCGCCGGGTCGTCTGCATGGCGTTCGAGGAATGCCGCCAGCGCGGCCAGGGTGCGACGCCAGCGCCAATGATTTCGATCAACCTGTCGGGCGACTCGCTGAGCGATCCCTTGCTGCTCGCATTCCTGAAAATGCAATTCGCCGACTATGGCATAGATCCGCGCAATATCTGTTTCGAGGTCACCGAGACTGCGGCGATCGCCAACCTTGAACAAGCCAATGCCCTGATGGTCGAACTCAAGAGCATGGGCTGCCGCTTCTCGCTGGACGATTTCGGCAGCGGCCTGTCTTCCTTTGGCTACCTGAAAAGCCTGCCGGTCGATTATCTGAAGATCGACGGCACTTTCGTGCGCGACATGGCGCATGACCGCATCGATGCGGCGATGGTCGAAGCCATCAACAACATCGGCCACGTCATGGGCATCAAGACCATCGCCGAGTGGGTGGAAAACCAGGAAACCCTGGAGGCGTTGCGCGGCATCGGCGTCGATTACGCGCAAGGCTACCTGTTTGGCCGGCCGCAGCCGCTGGCGCAATTGCCGATACCGGAATTCCTGCCGCGGGAAAGTCTTGCGCAACCAGGCCCGCCCGAAAACACGCTGCCACCGGAAGACCAGATCATGGCCGGGTTTTAA